One segment of Herbaspirillum hiltneri N3 DNA contains the following:
- a CDS encoding outer membrane beta-barrel protein has translation MFSRTLKLSALACALTAGVCASSVAAEAQGWYAGASAGYAQNKVSGINFIPGTTQKSSDTGFKIFGGYQFSPIWAVELEAVNFGKFQANSASLNSRVKASALGASVIGSYPFSNEFSVFGKLGAAAKFTDVDERGTTTGAGASTYSQKTTSGNVLAGVGAEYQLSKQFSLRAEYEYFGKTSVGNNGAKLTNSLASVGLRFHF, from the coding sequence ATGTTTTCACGTACTCTGAAATTATCGGCGCTCGCGTGCGCGCTGACCGCAGGCGTTTGCGCTTCGTCCGTCGCTGCAGAAGCGCAGGGATGGTATGCAGGCGCCAGTGCGGGCTATGCGCAGAACAAGGTAAGCGGGATCAATTTCATTCCCGGCACCACGCAAAAGAGCAGCGATACCGGCTTCAAGATTTTCGGCGGCTATCAGTTCAGCCCGATCTGGGCGGTGGAACTGGAAGCCGTCAATTTCGGCAAATTCCAGGCGAATTCCGCGTCGCTGAATTCGCGGGTGAAAGCTTCCGCCCTCGGCGCCAGTGTCATCGGCAGCTACCCCTTCTCGAACGAATTCTCCGTGTTCGGCAAGCTCGGCGCCGCCGCGAAATTCACTGACGTGGACGAGCGCGGCACAACTACCGGCGCGGGCGCGTCCACCTATTCCCAAAAGACGACATCCGGCAACGTCCTGGCCGGCGTGGGAGCGGAATATCAGCTGAGCAAGCAGTTTAGCCTGCGTGCGGAGTACGAGTACTTCGGCAAGACCTCGGTCGGCAACAACGGCGCAAAGTTGACCAACAGCCTGGCTTCGGTGGGATTGCGCTTCCATTTCTGA
- the argA gene encoding amino-acid N-acetyltransferase, whose product MRNMENDTDFASFVAWLRSVAPYVHAFRGKTFVIAFPGELVTAGGLAVLAQDLSLLHALGIRIVVVHGSRPQVEEQLALRNVEARFHNGLRITDPAALECAKEAAGELRLDIEAAFSQGLPNTPMAHAAIRVISGNFVTARPMGVIDGADLQLTGIVRKVAADTIHPILNAGGIVLLSPLGFSPTGEAFNLAMEDVAVTAAIALRAEKLIFLSETPLMHDAGGTDIRELSSHQAEAVLQANFLPPDAAFYLQSAVKACNAGVSRAHIVPFATDGSVLLELFTHDGIGTMITYENLESLREATIEDVGGILKLIEPLEADGTLVKRGRELIEREIHYFSVIEHDNVIFGCAALYPFPKERMGEMACLTVNPEVQAQGDGERILKHIETRARESGLTKLFVLTTRTSHWFMRRGFVPATVDDLPKDRQHMYNWQRKSLVLIKNL is encoded by the coding sequence ATGCGCAACATGGAAAATGACACCGATTTCGCCAGCTTCGTAGCCTGGCTGCGCTCCGTAGCGCCTTACGTCCACGCCTTCCGCGGCAAGACCTTCGTGATCGCCTTCCCGGGCGAACTGGTCACGGCCGGCGGGCTGGCGGTGCTGGCCCAGGATCTGTCGCTGTTGCATGCGCTCGGCATCCGTATTGTCGTGGTGCACGGCTCGCGGCCGCAGGTCGAAGAGCAACTGGCGCTGCGTAATGTCGAGGCCCGTTTCCACAACGGCTTGCGCATCACCGACCCGGCTGCGCTGGAATGCGCCAAGGAAGCCGCCGGCGAGTTGCGCCTGGACATCGAAGCGGCATTCAGCCAGGGCTTGCCCAACACGCCGATGGCGCATGCCGCGATCCGCGTCATTTCCGGCAATTTCGTCACGGCGCGTCCGATGGGCGTGATCGACGGCGCCGACCTGCAGCTGACCGGCATCGTGCGTAAAGTTGCGGCCGACACCATCCATCCCATTCTCAATGCCGGCGGCATCGTGCTGCTGTCGCCGCTGGGCTTTTCGCCGACCGGCGAAGCCTTCAACCTGGCGATGGAAGACGTGGCCGTGACCGCCGCCATCGCGCTGCGCGCCGAGAAGCTGATTTTCCTGAGCGAAACCCCGCTGATGCACGACGCCGGCGGCACCGACATCCGCGAGCTGTCATCGCACCAGGCCGAGGCGGTGCTGCAGGCCAACTTCCTGCCGCCGGATGCGGCCTTCTACCTGCAAAGCGCGGTCAAGGCCTGTAACGCGGGCGTCTCGCGCGCCCACATCGTGCCGTTCGCCACCGACGGTTCGGTGCTGCTGGAGCTGTTCACGCATGACGGCATCGGCACCATGATCACCTACGAGAACCTGGAAAGCCTGCGCGAAGCCACCATCGAAGACGTCGGCGGCATCCTCAAGCTGATCGAGCCGCTGGAAGCCGACGGTACCCTGGTCAAGCGCGGTCGCGAGCTGATCGAGCGCGAGATCCATTACTTCTCGGTGATCGAGCATGACAACGTGATCTTCGGCTGTGCCGCGCTCTATCCTTTCCCGAAGGAAAGAATGGGTGAAATGGCCTGCCTGACCGTCAATCCGGAAGTCCAGGCGCAGGGCGACGGCGAGCGTATCCTCAAGCACATCGAAACGCGCGCGCGCGAGTCGGGCCTGACCAAGCTGTTCGTGCTGACCACGCGCACTTCGCACTGGTTCATGCGGCGCGGCTTCGTGCCGGCCACGGTGGACGACCTGCCGAAAGACCGCCAGCACATGTACAACTGGCAACGCAAGTCGCTGGTGCTGATCAAGAATCTATAA
- the rpiA gene encoding ribose-5-phosphate isomerase RpiA, which yields MTQDELKQAVARAAIDYVVDGEIIGVGTGSTANFFIDELAKIKDRIKGAVASSETTAERLRGHGIKVFDLNDVETMPVYIDGADEINGQGDMIKGGGAALTREKIVASVAQKFVCIADGSKLVDVLGKFPLPVEVIPMAASVAARKLSALGCEARLRLKDGKPLVTDNGCYILDAVGLSITEPAEIEAAINNIVGVVTVGLFARQGADVCLLGTPDGVKKLEF from the coding sequence ATGACTCAAGACGAACTCAAACAAGCGGTAGCCCGCGCCGCCATCGACTATGTGGTCGACGGCGAAATCATCGGTGTCGGCACCGGCTCGACCGCCAACTTCTTCATCGATGAGCTGGCCAAGATCAAGGACCGTATCAAGGGCGCGGTGGCGTCGTCGGAAACCACGGCAGAACGCCTGCGCGGCCACGGCATCAAGGTGTTCGACCTCAACGACGTGGAAACCATGCCGGTCTACATCGACGGCGCCGACGAGATCAACGGCCAGGGTGACATGATCAAGGGCGGCGGTGCGGCATTGACGCGCGAGAAGATCGTGGCCTCGGTGGCGCAGAAATTCGTCTGCATCGCCGACGGTTCCAAGCTGGTCGACGTGCTGGGCAAGTTCCCGCTGCCGGTGGAAGTGATTCCGATGGCCGCCAGCGTCGCGGCGCGCAAGTTGTCGGCGCTGGGTTGCGAAGCAAGGCTGCGCCTGAAGGACGGCAAGCCGCTGGTGACCGACAACGGCTGCTACATCCTCGATGCGGTCGGCCTGAGCATCACCGAGCCGGCTGAAATCGAAGCCGCGATCAACAACATCGTCGGCGTCGTGACGGTCGGCTTGTTCGCGCGCCAGGGCGCAGATGTCTGTTTGCTGGGTACGCCGGATGGGGTGAAAAAACTGGAGTTCTGA
- the dcd gene encoding dCTP deaminase, whose protein sequence is MAIKSDKWIRRMAENEGMIEPFEPGQVREANGQKIVSYGTSSYGYDIRCANEFKIFTNINSTIVDPKNFDEKSFVDFKGDVCIIPPNSFALARTVEYFRIPRSVLTICLGKSTYARCGIIVNVTPFEPEWEGYVTLEFSNTTPLPAKIYAGEGCAQVLFFESDEICETSYKDRGGKYQGQHGVTLPKT, encoded by the coding sequence ATGGCAATCAAATCCGACAAATGGATCCGCCGCATGGCGGAAAACGAAGGCATGATCGAGCCCTTCGAGCCCGGCCAGGTCCGCGAAGCCAACGGCCAGAAAATCGTGTCCTACGGCACGTCGTCGTACGGCTACGACATCCGCTGCGCCAACGAATTCAAGATTTTCACCAACATCAACTCGACCATCGTCGATCCCAAGAACTTCGATGAAAAATCCTTCGTCGATTTCAAGGGCGATGTCTGCATCATCCCGCCGAATTCATTCGCGCTGGCGCGTACGGTCGAATACTTCCGCATCCCGCGCAGCGTGCTGACGATCTGCCTCGGCAAGTCGACTTACGCGCGCTGCGGCATCATCGTCAACGTCACGCCGTTCGAGCCGGAGTGGGAGGGCTACGTCACGCTGGAGTTCTCCAATACCACGCCGCTGCCGGCCAAGATCTACGCCGGCGAAGGCTGCGCGCAGGTGCTGTTCTTCGAAAGCGACGAGATCTGCGAAACCTCCTACAAGGATCGCGGCGGCAAATACCAGGGCCAGCACGGCGTGACATTGCCGAAGACCTGA
- the hrpA gene encoding ATP-dependent RNA helicase HrpA, which produces MPAVMSASNSPPASQPKNKSASAQQPQRVQIRNPLPAITFPEELPVSGRRQEIAEALQANQVIIVSGETGSGKTTQLPKICLQLGRGETGLIGHTQPRRIAASSTAKRIAQELGTPPGEHVGFKVRFNDTLSKGAWVKLMTDGILLAETQTDPLLKQYDTIIIDEAHERSLNIDFLLGYLKQLLPRRPDLKIIITSATIDADRFARHFGAEVNGELKPAPVIEVSGRLYPVEIRYRPVDNADRSKLAPEVATARARAEGRAGQAQKDREQRDLMDAVVDAVDELARIGSGDILVFLPGEREIRDAAEALRKHHPPHVEILPLFARLSAQEQERVFKSSNARRIVLATNVAETSLTVPGIRYVVDAGLARVKRYSYRNKVEQLQIEPVAQSAANQRAGRCGRVAAGVCIRLYEEQDYLQRPKFTEPEILRSSLASVILRMKSLHLADVETFPFIEPPLGRAIADGYQLLQELGAVDEFNQLTPLGKQLAKLPLDPRVGRMILAGRENACLSELLIIASALSVQDPRDRPMEAQAAADQAHKKFADEKSEFQSYLKIWKWFEEAIEHKKSNRQLQDHCRANFLSQLRLREWRDVHSQLLTIVREQGWRMNEAAATYEQLHAALLTGLLGNVGFKSDEDPHYLGARGIKFHIWPGSSLQKKAGKWIVAAELVDTSRLYARCIAQIQPEWLERIGGHLLKKSWGEPRWEKRSAQVTASERATLYGLVVYSQRRINFGLINPQEAREIFIRDALVGGDFDTRAPFFAHNQKLVREIENLEHKSRRLDVLVDDELIAAFYDKLIPADICNGIGFEKWHKDATAANADPKLLFLNRDDLMRHEAAGVTTELFPKTMTVAGLSMALSYHFEPGTPRDGVTLTVPLYALNQVSAARCEWLVPGMLKEKVHLLLKSLPQKLRRHCVPLPDYAAGFCARMDERHLFGKGDLIDALIADIREQITIMLKSTDFKQETLPAHHAMNFKIVDEHGRQLEMGRNLGSLQAEFGGQAREQFQKLAEQTAITGVATPTAAPAGKPVAGKTASAAPAGASAVAVSEYGNLTGWTFGELPELLEIQRGAAGPNAGKSQTLIGFPALVDKKTHCDLEVFDDPADAARQHFAGLRRLFALQLKEQLKYQEKNIPGLQQMGMQFMALGSQEELRDQILSAGLERAFMQEPLPKNADEFNRRREEGKARFGLLVNEIARLAGLVLAEYYTLPKKLQTIKAHAQASADIQSQLQNLVGKRFIADSDYSNLMHFPRYLKAINVRLEKLRADPTRDARLLSEWTQVAAPWQRAQKDRGASDPKMQEFRWLLEELRVSLYAQELKTPMPVSVKRLQKVWETMQR; this is translated from the coding sequence ATGCCAGCCGTTATGTCCGCCTCCAATTCCCCTCCAGCTTCCCAGCCCAAAAACAAGTCCGCGTCCGCCCAGCAGCCGCAGCGTGTTCAGATACGCAATCCGCTGCCCGCGATCACGTTTCCCGAAGAGTTGCCGGTCTCCGGCCGCCGCCAGGAAATCGCCGAGGCGCTGCAAGCCAACCAGGTCATCATCGTCAGCGGCGAGACCGGTTCCGGCAAGACCACCCAGCTGCCCAAGATCTGCCTGCAGCTGGGGCGCGGCGAAACCGGCCTGATCGGCCACACCCAGCCGCGCCGCATCGCCGCCTCGTCGACCGCCAAGCGCATCGCGCAGGAACTCGGCACGCCGCCGGGCGAGCACGTCGGCTTCAAGGTGCGCTTCAACGACACGCTGAGCAAAGGCGCCTGGGTCAAGCTGATGACCGACGGCATTCTGCTGGCGGAGACGCAGACCGATCCGCTGCTGAAGCAATACGACACCATCATCATCGATGAGGCGCACGAACGCAGCCTCAACATCGACTTCCTGCTCGGCTACCTGAAGCAGCTGCTGCCGCGGCGTCCCGACCTGAAGATCATCATCACCTCGGCGACCATCGACGCCGATCGCTTCGCGCGCCACTTCGGCGCCGAGGTCAACGGCGAGCTCAAGCCGGCGCCGGTGATCGAAGTGTCCGGCCGGCTGTATCCGGTCGAAATCCGCTATCGCCCGGTCGACAATGCCGACCGCAGCAAGCTCGCGCCGGAAGTGGCCACTGCGCGCGCCCGCGCCGAAGGCCGCGCAGGCCAGGCGCAGAAAGACCGCGAGCAGCGCGACCTGATGGACGCCGTGGTCGATGCCGTGGATGAGCTGGCGCGCATCGGTTCCGGCGATATCCTGGTGTTCCTGCCCGGTGAACGGGAAATCCGCGACGCCGCCGAGGCGCTGCGCAAGCATCATCCGCCGCACGTCGAAATCCTGCCGCTGTTCGCACGCTTGTCGGCGCAAGAACAGGAGCGTGTCTTCAAATCGAGCAATGCGCGCCGCATCGTGCTGGCCACCAACGTTGCCGAAACCTCCCTGACCGTGCCCGGCATCCGCTACGTGGTCGATGCCGGCCTGGCGCGCGTGAAGCGTTACAGTTACCGCAACAAGGTCGAGCAGCTGCAGATCGAGCCGGTCGCGCAATCGGCCGCCAACCAGCGTGCCGGCCGTTGCGGCCGCGTCGCTGCGGGCGTGTGCATCCGCTTGTACGAAGAGCAGGATTACCTGCAGCGGCCGAAATTCACCGAGCCGGAAATCCTGCGCTCGTCGCTGGCCTCGGTCATCCTGCGCATGAAATCGCTGCATCTGGCCGACGTCGAAACCTTCCCGTTCATCGAGCCGCCGCTGGGCCGTGCGATCGCCGACGGCTACCAGTTGCTGCAGGAGCTCGGCGCGGTCGATGAATTCAACCAGCTGACGCCGCTGGGCAAACAGTTGGCCAAGCTGCCGCTGGATCCGCGCGTGGGCCGGATGATCCTGGCCGGGCGCGAGAACGCCTGCCTGTCCGAACTGCTGATCATCGCCTCGGCCCTGTCGGTGCAGGATCCGCGTGACCGGCCGATGGAAGCGCAGGCCGCCGCCGACCAGGCGCACAAGAAATTCGCCGACGAGAAGTCCGAATTCCAGAGTTACCTGAAGATCTGGAAGTGGTTCGAAGAAGCTATCGAGCACAAGAAATCCAACCGCCAGCTGCAAGACCATTGCCGCGCCAACTTCCTGTCGCAGCTGCGCCTGCGCGAATGGCGCGATGTCCATTCGCAATTGCTGACCATCGTGCGCGAGCAGGGCTGGCGCATGAACGAAGCGGCAGCGACTTACGAACAATTGCATGCGGCCTTGCTGACTGGCTTGCTCGGCAACGTCGGCTTCAAGTCCGACGAGGATCCCCATTACCTGGGTGCGCGCGGCATCAAGTTCCACATCTGGCCAGGCTCGTCGCTGCAAAAAAAAGCAGGGAAGTGGATCGTCGCCGCCGAGCTGGTCGACACCTCACGCCTGTATGCGCGCTGCATCGCGCAGATCCAGCCGGAATGGCTGGAGCGCATCGGCGGGCATCTGCTCAAGAAATCCTGGGGCGAGCCGCGCTGGGAGAAGCGCAGCGCGCAGGTCACTGCGTCCGAGCGCGCCACCTTGTACGGGCTGGTGGTCTACAGCCAGCGCCGCATCAATTTCGGCCTGATCAATCCGCAGGAAGCGCGCGAAATATTCATCCGCGACGCCCTGGTCGGCGGCGACTTCGACACGCGCGCGCCTTTCTTCGCGCATAACCAGAAGCTGGTGCGCGAGATCGAGAACCTCGAACACAAATCGCGCCGCCTCGACGTGCTGGTCGACGACGAACTGATTGCCGCGTTCTACGACAAGCTGATTCCCGCCGATATCTGCAACGGCATCGGTTTCGAGAAATGGCACAAGGACGCCACCGCTGCCAACGCTGATCCCAAGCTGCTGTTCCTGAACCGCGACGACCTCATGCGCCATGAGGCGGCCGGCGTGACCACCGAGCTGTTCCCCAAGACCATGACGGTGGCGGGTTTGTCGATGGCGCTCTCCTACCACTTCGAACCCGGCACGCCGCGCGACGGCGTCACGCTGACGGTGCCGCTGTATGCGCTCAACCAGGTATCCGCCGCGCGCTGCGAATGGCTGGTGCCCGGCATGCTCAAGGAGAAGGTGCATCTGCTGCTCAAGTCGCTGCCGCAAAAGCTGCGCCGCCATTGCGTGCCGCTGCCCGACTACGCGGCCGGCTTCTGCGCGCGCATGGACGAGCGTCATCTGTTCGGCAAGGGCGACCTGATCGACGCGCTGATCGCCGACATTCGCGAGCAGATCACGATCATGCTCAAGAGCACGGACTTCAAGCAGGAGACCCTGCCGGCGCATCACGCGATGAATTTCAAGATCGTCGACGAGCACGGTCGCCAGCTGGAGATGGGGCGCAACCTCGGTAGCCTGCAAGCCGAATTCGGCGGCCAGGCGCGCGAGCAGTTCCAGAAGCTGGCCGAGCAGACGGCGATTACCGGGGTTGCCACGCCGACGGCGGCGCCCGCAGGCAAGCCCGTCGCCGGAAAAACCGCGTCGGCTGCACCTGCGGGAGCGAGCGCCGTCGCGGTCTCCGAATACGGCAACCTCACCGGCTGGACCTTCGGTGAACTGCCCGAGCTGCTGGAAATCCAGCGGGGCGCAGCTGGCCCCAATGCGGGCAAGTCGCAAACGCTGATCGGCTTCCCCGCGCTGGTCGACAAGAAGACCCATTGCGATCTTGAAGTCTTCGACGATCCTGCCGACGCCGCGCGCCAGCATTTTGCCGGTCTGCGCCGCCTGTTCGCGCTGCAACTGAAAGAGCAGCTCAAGTATCAGGAGAAGAACATCCCCGGCTTGCAGCAGATGGGGATGCAATTCATGGCGCTCGGTTCGCAGGAAGAATTGCGCGACCAGATCTTGTCCGCAGGTCTGGAGCGCGCCTTCATGCAGGAGCCGCTGCCGAAGAACGCCGACGAGTTCAATCGCCGCAGGGAAGAGGGCAAGGCGCGCTTCGGCCTGCTGGTCAACGAAATCGCACGTCTGGCCGGACTGGTGCTGGCCGAGTACTACACGCTGCCGAAAAAGCTGCAAACCATCAAGGCGCATGCGCAGGCCTCGGCGGACATCCAGTCGCAGTTGCAGAACCTGGTCGGCAAGCGCTTCATCGCCGACAGCGACTACAGCAACCTGATGCATTTCCCGCGCTACCTCAAGGCGATCAATGTGCGGCTGGAAAAGCTGCGCGCCGATCCGACCCGCGACGCGCGCCTGTTGTCCGAATGGACGCAGGTTGCTGCACCGTGGCAGCGTGCGCAGAAGGATCGCGGCGCCAGTGATCCGAAGATGCAGGAATTCCGCTGGCTGCTGGAAGAGCTGCGCGTGTCGCTCTATGCGCAGGAGCTGAAGACCCCGATGCCGGTGTCGGTCAAGCGGCTGCAGAAGGTGTGGGAGACCATGCAGCGTTGA
- a CDS encoding oxidative damage protection protein yields MARMIHCIKLNKEAEGLDFPPYPGELGKRIYESVSKEAWAGWLKHQTMLVNENRLMLADARARKYLAVQMEKHFFGEGADAAQGFVPPSD; encoded by the coding sequence ATGGCACGCATGATCCACTGCATCAAACTGAACAAGGAAGCCGAAGGTCTCGACTTCCCGCCGTACCCGGGCGAACTGGGCAAGCGCATTTACGAAAGCGTCTCGAAGGAAGCATGGGCCGGCTGGCTCAAGCACCAGACCATGCTGGTCAACGAAAACCGCCTGATGCTGGCCGATGCGCGCGCGCGCAAATACCTGGCCGTGCAGATGGAAAAGCATTTCTTCGGCGAAGGCGCCGACGCTGCCCAGGGCTTCGTGCCGCCAAGCGACTGA
- a CDS encoding M16 family metallopeptidase, translated as MSLLRPASLARCLLPLFLTIGGAHAQAQTPPVLSLPAGVSQGPSAEGITEYRFGNGFKLLLMPDASKPTVTVNMTYLVGSRQENYGETGMAHLLEHLMFKGTPQHGAIPQEFSKRGMSFNGTTSLDRTNYYEFFPAGDENLQWAIAMEADRMLNSFIAQKDLDSEMTVVRNEFESGENSPTSVMVKRMQSVAFDWHNYGNATIGNRSDIEHVKIENLQAFYRTYYQPDNAVLLVAGKFDPAKVLAWVDHSFGRMPKPARALPSFWTVEPTQDGERQFTIRRSGDVQLVYVGYKIPSGIHIDSDAAGVAADILADTPNGRLHKLLVETGKASAIVQFQLSGYAPGLQIIGAIVKKGEPLEPVRKALTDAIESFATTPPTDAEMARVRVSNANGYERLLSDHQRIGVSLSNVLALGDWRLLFAGRDQVDAMNAQQVAGAAAKYFRRDNRTVGLFIPEDQPQRSEIPVAPTVESALQSYRPRAAIATGEAFDTSPANLDRRTTQLRVGGLKLALLPKKTRGQTVSVRIKLDWGDEKTLFGKKTVAAMTSEMLLRGSTSMTRDQLADEFARLKISGGANNFQTTRGNLDAALKLMADILQHPRFDPAEFEQLRKQILVSLESSRNDPTERAAEALSLRFDHYPPGDWRAARTLDQRIAAVQALTLDEVKAFHRDFYGASSGEVAIVGDFDPDAAARVIQQTLAGWKSAAPYQRVLQEYSEVAPTRQFINTPDKENGTYLAKLGLDIRDEDADYPALVVANYLIGGASMKSRLADRVRQREGLSYSIGTSLAVGALSNAGQFGIGAIAAPQNLDKVDTAIREELQRLITEGFTSEELERAKSGIRQQREQSRAQDDTISNGWVNLLDLDRTYAWAAQLDERIAALTLDQLNDALRRRIVPAKMSVAIARDEGKAKQP; from the coding sequence ATGTCCCTGCTCCGCCCCGCTTCACTGGCCCGCTGCCTGCTCCCCTTGTTCCTGACCATAGGCGGTGCGCACGCACAAGCCCAGACGCCACCGGTGCTGTCCTTGCCCGCCGGCGTCAGCCAGGGGCCATCGGCCGAAGGCATCACCGAATACCGATTCGGCAATGGCTTCAAGCTGCTGCTGATGCCCGACGCCAGCAAACCGACCGTGACCGTCAACATGACTTACCTGGTCGGCTCGCGCCAGGAGAACTACGGCGAAACCGGGATGGCGCATTTGCTGGAACACCTGATGTTCAAGGGCACGCCGCAGCACGGCGCGATCCCGCAAGAGTTCAGCAAGCGCGGCATGAGCTTCAACGGCACCACCTCGCTGGACCGCACCAACTATTACGAATTCTTCCCGGCCGGCGATGAAAACCTGCAATGGGCCATCGCGATGGAGGCCGATCGCATGCTCAACTCCTTCATCGCGCAAAAGGATCTCGACAGCGAAATGACGGTGGTGCGCAACGAATTCGAGAGCGGCGAGAATTCGCCGACGTCGGTGATGGTCAAGCGCATGCAAAGCGTCGCCTTCGACTGGCACAACTACGGCAACGCGACCATCGGCAACCGCAGCGATATCGAACACGTGAAGATCGAGAATCTGCAAGCCTTCTACCGCACTTACTACCAGCCCGACAACGCAGTACTGCTGGTGGCCGGAAAATTCGATCCCGCCAAAGTGCTGGCCTGGGTCGACCACAGCTTCGGGAGAATGCCGAAACCGGCGCGTGCGTTGCCGTCGTTCTGGACGGTGGAACCAACCCAGGACGGCGAGCGCCAGTTCACCATCCGCCGCAGCGGCGACGTGCAACTGGTGTATGTCGGCTACAAGATCCCGTCCGGCATCCACATCGATTCCGACGCCGCCGGCGTGGCCGCCGACATTCTCGCCGACACGCCCAACGGCCGCCTGCACAAACTGCTGGTGGAAACCGGCAAGGCCAGCGCGATCGTGCAGTTCCAGCTCAGCGGCTATGCCCCGGGACTACAGATCATCGGTGCGATCGTCAAGAAAGGCGAGCCGCTGGAGCCCGTGCGCAAAGCGCTGACCGACGCCATCGAATCGTTCGCGACCACTCCGCCCACCGACGCCGAGATGGCGCGCGTGCGGGTATCCAACGCCAACGGCTACGAACGCCTGCTGAGCGACCACCAGCGCATCGGCGTCTCCTTGTCGAACGTGCTGGCGCTGGGCGACTGGCGCCTGCTGTTCGCCGGCCGCGATCAGGTGGATGCGATGAACGCGCAACAAGTCGCCGGTGCTGCGGCGAAATACTTCCGCCGCGACAACCGCACGGTGGGACTATTCATTCCCGAAGACCAGCCACAACGCAGCGAGATCCCGGTCGCGCCGACGGTGGAAAGCGCGTTGCAGTCGTACCGCCCGCGCGCCGCGATCGCGACCGGCGAAGCATTCGACACCTCGCCCGCCAACCTGGACCGGCGCACCACGCAATTGCGCGTGGGCGGACTCAAACTGGCACTGTTGCCGAAGAAGACGCGCGGACAGACCGTATCGGTACGCATCAAGCTGGACTGGGGCGATGAAAAAACCTTGTTCGGCAAGAAGACCGTCGCCGCGATGACCAGCGAGATGCTTTTGCGCGGCAGCACATCCATGACGCGCGACCAGCTGGCGGATGAATTTGCGCGCCTGAAGATCAGCGGCGGTGCGAACAATTTCCAGACCACGCGCGGCAACCTCGATGCGGCGTTGAAGTTGATGGCGGACATCCTGCAGCATCCGCGTTTCGACCCGGCCGAGTTCGAGCAATTGCGCAAGCAGATCCTCGTCAGCCTGGAGTCGTCGCGCAATGATCCGACCGAGCGCGCCGCCGAAGCCTTGTCGCTGCGATTCGACCACTACCCGCCCGGCGACTGGCGTGCGGCGCGTACATTGGACCAGCGCATCGCGGCAGTCCAGGCCTTGACGCTGGACGAGGTGAAAGCCTTCCATCGCGATTTCTACGGCGCCTCTTCCGGCGAAGTCGCCATCGTCGGCGATTTCGATCCCGATGCGGCGGCACGCGTGATCCAGCAAACCCTGGCCGGCTGGAAGAGCGCCGCGCCTTATCAGCGCGTGCTGCAAGAGTATTCCGAGGTCGCCCCGACGCGCCAGTTCATCAACACGCCCGACAAGGAGAACGGCACCTACCTGGCCAAACTCGGTCTGGATATCCGCGACGAGGATGCCGACTATCCGGCGCTGGTGGTCGCGAATTACCTGATCGGAGGCGCCAGCATGAAATCGCGCCTGGCCGACCGCGTGCGCCAGCGTGAAGGCCTGTCGTACAGCATCGGCACCTCGTTGGCGGTCGGCGCACTCAGCAACGCCGGCCAGTTCGGCATCGGCGCGATCGCCGCACCGCAAAACCTCGACAAGGTCGACACCGCCATCCGAGAAGAATTGCAGCGCCTGATCACGGAAGGCTTCACCTCGGAAGAACTGGAACGCGCCAAATCCGGCATCCGCCAGCAACGCGAACAATCCCGCGCGCAGGACGACACCATCAGCAACGGCTGGGTCAACCTACTAGACCTCGATCGCACGTATGCCTGGGCGGCGCAACTGGACGAACGCATCGCCGCGCTGACGCTGGACCAGCTCAACGACGCGCTGCGCCGCCGGATCGTGCCGGCGAAGATGAGCGTGGCGATTGCTCGGGATGAGGGCAAGGCGAAGCAGCCGTGA